From the Equus przewalskii isolate Varuska chromosome 19, EquPr2, whole genome shotgun sequence genome, one window contains:
- the MED20 gene encoding mediator of RNA polymerase II transcription subunit 20 isoform X2, with product MGVTCVSQMPVAEGKSVQQTVELLTRKLEMLGAEKQGTFCVDCETYHTASSTLGSQGQAGKLMYVMHNSEYPLSCFALFENGPCLIADTNFDVLMVKLKGFFQSAKASKIETRGTRYQYCDFLVKVGTVTMGPSARGISVEVEYGPCVVPSDCWSLLLEFLQSFLGSHTPGAPAVFGNRHDAVYGPADTVVQYMELFNKIRKQQQVTEKRKPNQ from the exons ATGGGAGTGACTTG TGTGTCCCAGATGCCTGTGGCTGAGGGCAAGAGTGTCCAGCAGACCGTGGAGCTCCTCACCCGGAAATTGGAGATGCTTGGGGCAGAGAAGCAAGGAACGTTTTGTGTAGACTGTGAGACCTACCACACAGCTTCCTCTACCCTTGGCAGTCAAG GTCAGGCTGGGAAGCTGATGTATGTGATGCACAACTCAGAGTATCCTTTGAGCTGCTTCGCCCTCTTTGAGAATGGCCCATGCCTTATTGCCGACACCAACTTTGATGTGCTCATGGTGAAGCTCAAGGGCTTTTTCCAGAGTGCCAAGGCCAGCAAGATTGAGACCCGGGGCACCCGTTACCAGTACTGTGACTTCCTAGTGAAGGTGGGCACGGTCACAATGGGACCCAGTGCCCGAGGCATCTCTGTGGAG GTGGAATATGGCCCCTGTGTGGTACCTAGCGACTGCTGGAGCCTGTTGCTTGAGTTCCTACAGAGTTTTCTAGGCAGCCACACACCAGGGGCTCCTGCAGTATTTGGGAACAGACACGATGCGGTCTACGGCCCAGCAGATACCGTGGTCCAGTACATGGAACTCTTCAACAAGATCCGCAAGCAGCAGCAG
- the BYSL gene encoding bystin, with amino-acid sequence MPKFKAARGAGGQEKHAPLAEQILAGDAVRTGAREKRRGRGTREEEEEYVGPRLTRRILQQARQQQEELEAEHGTGDRPSAPRERTTRLGPGVPQDGSDDEDEEWPTLEKAATMTGAGHHAEVIVDPEDERAMEMFMNKNPPARRTLADIIMEKLTEKQTEVETVMSEVSGFPMPQLDPRVLEVYRGVREVLSKYRSGKLPKAFKIIPALSNWEQILYVTEPEAWTAAAMYQATRIFASNLKERMAQRFYNLVLLPRVRDDIAEYKRLNFHLYMALKKALFKPGAWFKGILIPLCESGTCTLREAIIVGSIITKCSIPVLHSSAAMLKIAEMEYSGANSIFLRLLLDKKYALPYRVLDALVFHFLGFRTEKRELPVLWHQCLLTLVQRYKADLATDQKEALLELLRLQPHPQLSPEIRRELQSAVPRDVEDVPVTME; translated from the exons ATGCCCAAATTCAAGGCGGCCCGCGGGGCCGGGGGTCAGGAAAAACATGCGCCCCTGGCCGAGCAGATCCTGGCTGGGGACGCCGTGCGAACAGGGGCCCGGGAAAAGCGGCGGGGCCGCGGaaccagagaagaggaggaagagtatGTGGGGCCCCGGCTGACCCGACGGATTTTGCAGCAAGcgcggcagcagcaggaggagctcGAGGCCGAGCATGGGACGGGGGACCGGCCCTCAGCGCCGCGGGAGCGCACCACGCGGCTGG GTCCAGGAGTGCCGCAGGATGGATCAGATGATGAGGACGAGGAATGGCCCACTCTGGAGAAGGCTGCAACAATGACAGGGGCAGGCCACCATGCAGAGGTGATTGTGGACCCTGAGGATGAGCGTGCCATGGAGATGTTCATGAACAAGAACCCTCCTGCCAG GCGCACCCTGGCCGACATCATCATGGAGAAGCTGACGGAGAAGCAAACGGAAGTTGAGACGGTCATGTCAGAGGTGTCGGGCTTCCCTATGCCCCAGCTGGACCCCCGGGTCCTGGAGGTCTACAGAGGGGTCCGGGAG GTGTTATCTAAGTACCGCAGTGGGAAACTGCCCAAGGCATTTAAGATCATCCCTGCACTCTCCAACTGGGAGCAAATCCTCTATGTCACAGAGCCGGAGGCCTGGACTGCAGCGGCCATGTACCAAGCCACAAG GATTTTTGCCTCTAACCTGAAGGAACGGATGGCCCAGCGCTTCTACAACCTTGTGCTCCTCCCCCGGGTACGAGATGACATCGCTGAGTACAAACGACTCAACTTCCACCTCTACATGGCACTCAAGAAGGCCCTGTTCAAGCCTGGAGCCTGGTTTAAAG GGATCCTGATCCCACTGTGTGAGTCAGGCACCTGTACCCTCCGGGAAGCCATCATCGTGGGGAGCATCATCACCAAATGCTCCATCCCTGTCCTGCACTCCAG CGCGGCCATGCTGAAAATCGCCGAGATGGAATACAGCGGTGCCAACAGCATCTTCCTGCGACTGCTGCTGGATAAGAAGTACGCGCTGCCCTACCGGGTGCTGGACGCCCTGGTCTTCCACTTCCTGGGGTTCCGGACCGAGAAGCGCGAGCTGCCTGTGCTCTGGCACCAGTGCCTTCTGACTTTGGTCCAGCGCTACAAGGCAGACCTGGCCACAGATCAGAAGGAGGCCCTCCTGGAACTGCTCCGGCTGCAGCCCCATCCACAACTGTCCCCTGAGATCAGGCGTGAGCTTCAGAGCGCAGTCCCCCGAGATGTGGAAGATGTTCCTGTCACCATGGAGTGA
- the MED20 gene encoding mediator of RNA polymerase II transcription subunit 20 isoform X1, which translates to MRPFLLEGGSVSQMPVAEGKSVQQTVELLTRKLEMLGAEKQGTFCVDCETYHTASSTLGSQGQAGKLMYVMHNSEYPLSCFALFENGPCLIADTNFDVLMVKLKGFFQSAKASKIETRGTRYQYCDFLVKVGTVTMGPSARGISVEVEYGPCVVPSDCWSLLLEFLQSFLGSHTPGAPAVFGNRHDAVYGPADTVVQYMELFNKIRKQQQVPVAGIR; encoded by the exons ATGCGCCCCTTCCTCCTGGAAGGCGGCAG TGTGTCCCAGATGCCTGTGGCTGAGGGCAAGAGTGTCCAGCAGACCGTGGAGCTCCTCACCCGGAAATTGGAGATGCTTGGGGCAGAGAAGCAAGGAACGTTTTGTGTAGACTGTGAGACCTACCACACAGCTTCCTCTACCCTTGGCAGTCAAG GTCAGGCTGGGAAGCTGATGTATGTGATGCACAACTCAGAGTATCCTTTGAGCTGCTTCGCCCTCTTTGAGAATGGCCCATGCCTTATTGCCGACACCAACTTTGATGTGCTCATGGTGAAGCTCAAGGGCTTTTTCCAGAGTGCCAAGGCCAGCAAGATTGAGACCCGGGGCACCCGTTACCAGTACTGTGACTTCCTAGTGAAGGTGGGCACGGTCACAATGGGACCCAGTGCCCGAGGCATCTCTGTGGAG GTGGAATATGGCCCCTGTGTGGTACCTAGCGACTGCTGGAGCCTGTTGCTTGAGTTCCTACAGAGTTTTCTAGGCAGCCACACACCAGGGGCTCCTGCAGTATTTGGGAACAGACACGATGCGGTCTACGGCCCAGCAGATACCGTGGTCCAGTACATGGAACTCTTCAACAAGATCCGCAAGCAGCAGCAGGTGCCGGTGGCTGGGATTCGTTAG
- the CCND3 gene encoding G1/S-specific cyclin-D3 isoform X3, giving the protein MYPPSMIATGSIGAAVQGLGACSTSGDELTELLAGITGTEVDCLRACQEQIEAALRESLREAAQTSPSPAPKAPRGSSSQGPSQTSTPTDVTAIHL; this is encoded by the exons ATGTACCCGCCATCCATGATTGCCACAGGCAGCATTGGGGCTGCAGTGCAAGGCCTGGGCGCATGCTCCACATCCGGGGACGAGCTCACGGAGCTGCTGGCGGGGATCACAGGCACTGAAGTG GACTGCCTGCGGGCCTGTCAGGAGCAGATTGAAGCTGCGCTCAGGGAGAGCCTCAGGGAAGCTGCCCagacctcccccagcccagcgcCCAAAGCCCCCAGGGGCTCCAGCAGCCAGGGACCCAGCCAGACTAGCACTCCCACAGATGTCACAGCCATCCACCTGTAG